A single Anopheles maculipalpis chromosome 3RL, idAnoMacuDA_375_x, whole genome shotgun sequence DNA region contains:
- the LOC126560757 gene encoding uncharacterized protein LOC126560757 has product MGKSCLVNAASGSQVISVTQFQTSTCADRQAPGIFCSDCNTVAVCVKIGTVWETFWVEACSASEGLYCNEFEGGCSTSVGSCNPGGEANFECNTPGIFPDPFNCRLYHMCFQNGNNPVAINMDCGGAAFSPASGDCSLPLNDTICLSPQYNCTVLGQMGAWPGNNNIYYICAAETTTNGDRILRPRLYRCPANQMFQEGQCVQRDWSNMPPGTIVPYECVRPGLFADPAHCRYYYSCSAELVATHLQCPDGTFFNANTLSCVLGSC; this is encoded by the exons ATGGGCAAAAGC TGCCTGGTAAATGCAGCCTCTGGAAGCCAAGTGATATCAGTCACACAGTTTCAAACCTCGACCTGTGCCGATCGACAGGCGCCCGGCATTTTTTGCTCCGACTGCAACACGGTTGCAGTGTGCGTGAAAATTGGTACGGTTTGGGAAACGTTCTGGGTCGAAGCGTGCAGTGCTTCAGAGGGACTGTACTGTAACGAGTTTGAGGGAGGCTGCTCTACCAGCGTCGGATCATGCAATCCGGGTGGAGAGGCAAACTTTGAGTGCAACACACCGGGCATATTTCCGGACCCGTTCAACTGTCGCCTGTATCACATGTGCTTCCAAAACGGCAACAACCCGGTTGCGATCAATATGGATTGTGGTGGAGCAGCATTCTCGCCGGCGAGCGGAGACTGTTCACTACCCCTGAACGATACCATCTGCCTATCGCCTCAATATAACTGCACCGTGTTAGGACAGATGGGCGCATGGCCTGGAAATAATAACATCTATTACATCTGTGCTGCGGAAACGACGACCAACGGTGATCGAATACTGCGTCCACGTTTGTACCGATGTCCGGCGAATCAAATGTTCCAGGAGGGGCAGTGTGTGCAGCGTGACTGGTCCAATATGCCGCCCGGTACGATTGTGCCGTACGAATGCGTACGACCGGGATTGTTTGCTGATCCGGCACACTGTCGGTACTATTACAGCTGTAGTGCAGAGCTGGTCGCAACGCATTTGCAGTGTCCGGATGGTACTTTTTTTAACGCCAATACACTGTCTTGCGTACTAGGTAGTTGCTAG
- the LOC126561728 gene encoding protein hu-li tai shao: MATETETAAIHTNGGLETVSEEEGTKPRPADIEADMREMERRKRVEAIMNSRLFREELERIVDGQMREGSSTILQQLSDIMGMPAARIGSVFKSSNCVVPINDIRGVESMSYEKGEKILRCKQAATFRLMDLFGWTHGIACQITARLNADQELFLVNPYGLLYHEITASSLNKVNMQGQIVEHGTTNFGINTSQFTLHSVIHAARPDIRCAIYVAYSAVTAVSALKQGLQPLTKHTALLGEIAFHTYAGALNEPEEKDKLLRSLGPVSKVLLLSNHGALCCGETIEEAFYHVTHMVQACEAQLKLLPVGLENLILIPEETRKAIYDAARKPSPAEGQEAATAQTTDNKEGQLSKTPKWRVGGSEFEALMRMLDNAGFRTGYIFRNPLIKGDIPKPRNDIEVPPAVSSLGYLIEEEELFKQGIWRKGDPRKVGDRTRWLNSPNVYQKVEVLETGTPDPKKITKWVAEPSPTHSSTPVKNEHAHQFVPTNTNPREFKRIQQQIKDNRRADKISAGPQSHILEGVSWDEANRLKDANVSAAGDHVVLMGAASKGIIQRGYQHNATVYKAPYAKNPFDSVTDDELNEYKKTVEKKRHGDGTDTDFSESEALSSLQISGPAKGASLVSPPSQSEQEDATAEHHVLRIETKQAPKPSQPEVVLSDGEQVQNGEQSDAHMSTFSHSSKEDISTDGSPKKDKKKKKGLRTPSFLKKRKDKKRVES, encoded by the exons ATGGCAACCGAAACCGAGACGGCAGCAATTCATACAAATGGTGGGCTGGAAACAGTGTCCGAAGAGGAGGGCACGAAGCCGCGCCCGGCCGACATTGAGGCGGACATGCGAGAGATGGAACGTCGCAAGCGGGTGGAAGCAATCATGAATTCGCGCCTGTTCCGCGAGGAACTGGAACGAATCGTTGACGGGCAGATGCGTGAAGGATCGTCGACGATTCTGCAGCAGCTATCCGATATTATGGGCATGCCGGCTGCCCGCATCGGAAGCGTCTTCAAAAGCTCGAACTGTGTGGTGCCGATCAACGATATTCGCGGTGTGGAGTCGATGAGCTACGAGAAGGGTGAAAAGATTCTGCGCTGCAAGCAGGCCGCCACCTTCCGACTGATGGATTTGTTTGGCTGGACTCACGGTATCGCGTGCCAGATTACGGCGCGCCTTAATGCCGACCAGGAACTGTTCCTGGTGAACCCGTACGGTTTGCTTTACCATGAGATTACCGCTTCCTCCCTAAACAAGGTGAACATGCAGGGTCAAATCGTCGAACATGGAACAACTAACTTTGGCATCAACACTAGTC AGTTCACCCTCCACTCCGTAATCCATGCTGCCAGACCGGATATTCGTTGTGCAATATATGTGGCGTACAGTGCCGTAACCGCTGTGTCGGCATTGAAGCAAGGATTACAGCCGCTCACGAAGCACACTGCCCTCCTGGGAGAAATTGCCTTCCACACGTATGCTGGAG CACTAAACGAACCGGAAGAGAAGGATAAATTGTTGCGCAGCTTGGGACCCGTCTCgaaggtgctgctgctgtccaaTCATGGCGCACTGTGCTGTGGCGAAACTATCGAAGAAGCGTTCTATCATGTCACGCACATGGTACAGGCCTGTGAAGCTCAGCTCAAGCTGCTACCGGTcgggttggaaaatttgattCTGATTCCGGAAGAAACGCGCAAAGCTATCTACGACGCTGCACGCAAACCGTCGCCGGCAGAGGGACAGGAGGCAGCTACAGCTCAAACCACGGATAATAAGGAAGGACAACTTTCtaaa aCCCCGAAGTGGCGTGTTGGTGGTTCCGAGTTTGAAGCCCTCATGCGAATGCTCGATAATGCCGGTTTCCGTACCGGGTACATCTTCCGCAATCCGTTGATCAAGGGCGATATTCCGAAGCCACGCAACGACATCGAGGTACCACCAGCAGTGTCATCATTAGGCTATCTAATCGAAGAGGAGGAGCTGTTCAAGCAAGG AATATGGCGCAAGGGAGACCCGCGCAAGGTTGGCGATCGCACCCGTTGGCTGAACTCGCCGAACGTGTACCAGAAGGTGGAGGTGCTAGAAACTGGTACACCAGACCCGAAGAAGATTACCAAG TGGGTCGCTGAACCATCTCCAACGCATTCGTCGACCCCGGTCAAGAACGAGCATGCGCATCAGTTCGTTCCGACCAACACTAATCCGAGAGAATTCAAACGAATTCAGCAGCAG ATTAAAGATAACCGCCGTGCAGATAAAATATCGGCCGGACCACAGTCCCACATCCTGGAGGGTGTTTCATGGGACGAGGCAAACAGGTTGAAGGATGCAAACGTTTCCGCTGCTGGCGACCACGTGGTACTGATGGGTGCCGCTTCCAAGGGTATTATTCAGCGTGGCTATCAGCATAACGCCACCGTGTACAAGGCACCGTACGCGAAAAATCCATTCGATTCCGTAACAGACGACGAACTGAACGAATACAAAAAGACGGTCGAAAAGAAGCGGCATGGTGATG GCACGGATACAGATTTCTCCGAATCGGAAGCACTGAGCTCGTTGCAGATTAGTGGCCCTGCCAAGGGCGCTTCGCTCGTCAGTCCGCCCAGTCAATCGGAACAGGAAGACGCAACAGCAG AACATCACGTCCTAAGAATAGAAACTAAGCAGGCGCCCAAACCAAGCCAGCCAGAGGTGGTACTAAGCGACG GCGAGCAAGTACAAAATGGCGAACAATCCGATGCACATATGAGCACCTTTTCGCATAGCAGCAAAGAG GATATTTCTACCGATGGATCCCCCAAGaaggacaagaagaagaagaagggctTGAGGACACCGTCATTCTTGAAAAAGCGAAAGGATAAGAAACGCGTCGAGTcctaa